The Scatophagus argus isolate fScaArg1 chromosome 20, fScaArg1.pri, whole genome shotgun sequence genome window below encodes:
- the LOC124051589 gene encoding macrophage mannose receptor 1 isoform X2 produces the protein MLRAHSQCQQGWRENEGRCYFFSTDKKSWMEANAFCLKQNSNLMSIQDLYERLWVRTQISTDIYWIGLNDQVSEGVWEWTDGSPFIEYLSYWMPGQPDNWGDEPGEDCGQVVGSDFGHWNDENCNVERKYICKHINSNPGPTCDLANGWRQHGSNCYKLKAETRKSWSEARHDCVQDGGDLVSITAAAEEQYIISTLDSSHLDIWIGLSTLKCNKISCEVEAGNSQFTWSDALNVNYTNWAANEPTVDAQAGSCAALIKDETNEFGKWKTHVCRYERPYMCKRPLNTICSPGWMSFNGSCYWLVSNIDLLTTWHEALTKCSDMGAHLLIINSQEEQYFINANLPNFHQVGIPDIWIGLSDRDKDGEFKWVDKTEIGFSNYGPGWPINTADLWDCGQIFTGNYDGKWETTNCFKNLGYICEMTGGQSPKPTSAPDSHCDAGYLLYGDFCYQFETEEMKNWHDAEAHCNKAQAHLASVHSQEELSFIMGHMPISAWLGLNDIGVENQFVYTDGTPADFLPWGLNQPDNWQDNEDCVHLRGPDHHDPGKFNDDLCTSTRDFICKKAKGQGPPPQPPTSGPGWNEKCGSWTPDPFNDYCYLFNYLSMRTWAEARADCVNQGGDLVSITEPFEQAFIQGIIHQSPTGISLWMGGHDSITEGGWEWTDGSPFRYIRWYTGNPDNYDGEDCLSIYINNGYWNDDKCEHKRGYICKRRGKTPEPPPPHDGFMTALVCQDSSSVLHCPEESVINIQSAFYGRKSDDICPHLDGSGGGSCTVEGVLPFYRKKCDNRPFCFLYAHMEEDPCPTVSKYLEIVYSCEQKVCLHGLGVEDGNITDTQLSAYSSTGLFTPDKARLNGDSCWMPSGSPTSNWIQVDLGQIRKVTGIVIQGCPQNDNWLTKVKIQHSMDGVTFTDYTSDGQFFPGSTDRNTPDTQLLGTPVTTQYVRIIPVEFNGQAGLRFDILGCTPDYAIACATKPGLNFGSDKMTVHCPAGCAKEDYIVYGTTEYRGDSNICAAAIHAGVVLTEIGGECTLLKAEGQDFYAGSTRNGITSRQYDGSYPVSYTFADGELRCPGLDWYEFGDFCYKPFGDKKTWRDAQNTCRNLNAELVSILSMTEQSWIESYLYMATRDVWTGLNDLFVPGMFTWSDEHIVTFTYWAPGEPNNHEGFSEDCVAMLHQTGRWNDVSCTELNTYICKMPKAHYPVPSVKPTVYGCPQGWDAYGYSCYWMEETARSWSEAKEFCKEQDSFLVHIGDIYEQSHFTVELSGKTGFWWIGLRARGEAGGGVDYIWDNGSPLTFTHWDKDQPDSGDGTCVAMTAGQIGGFWDDKQCSEKYNFFCEKSRPDITPPTKPPTPPPSQGCAEGWTALPHFRNCYKLFHNVDWSQKKSWERAYEDCVGRGANLVSIHNQEEEEFLSLYSKGSSKWIGLKHNPTEGGYSWSDGTPLSHTNWGKGEPNNHEGREECVEMVSGANGTHSWWNDLNCDAHQDWICMISKGKDPILPPEPPSPAPAPECGTNPGWRKNNDICYYYNDTDIVDFHTAMMRCYHEKARLVSILSKNEQAYVNSMVGTGQVAAAWIGMRVFGIANEQYKWVDNSPVAYTHWATGEPNNANGEEQCVQMNRHQGVWNDANCGWAGAGYVCKKLPGDVHTPPPPTQPWEGYCPAGWLRFKDKCFMFKGKKNDIKANWSYARSWCKDQGGELAVIDNQYENDFVSSYLRDMELPTWIGLSDLLVENQYGWSDGVSPVLYTNWNNKEPNNAGGVEHCVAIAHHHLVSGKWNDDACHKEHSFVCYRKKSSSIDPPQPTQSPCPDGYISWYLNCYKLVEEPATWDAAQTACLQQGGNLASIDMSYDQAFIAGVVLHGKFDAWIGLRRKEDGSYMWTDGWPVFFTQWGPGEPSNIKDEGCVSMHGSPMFHGTWNDTRCDLAKPYICKISSEKPPPTPAPGDGKCLPFWEPYGRHCYYVYNGQQGFSWPDSRHYCQSIKADLVSLHSRAEVEFIRSMNYTKNHNIWIGLTRDNNFGWAWTDKTSVGFLNWAQGEPNAAFHPGDVAEENCVEMYHDGRWNDNDCLQKRGFACRHRQYHTTDDGGNPVFPTDSPTDGPNVSGGNGGLVAGAVIAALVIFVLIVGLLYYIFRVRGYKMSSLSLPTRTTSRVDVPAFTNPNFIGESDT, from the exons ATGCTCAGAG CTCACAGCCAGTGTCAGCAAGGCTGGAGGGAGAATGAGGGTAGATGTTACTTCTTTTCAACTGATAAAAAGTCCTGGATGGAGGCTAACGCATTTTGTTTGAAGCAGAACAGCAACCTGATGAGCATTCAGGACCTTTACGAGAGG TTGTGGGTGAGAACACAAATCAGCACAGATATCTACTGGATCGGCCTGAATGACCAAGTCTCAGAAGGAGTCTGGGAGTGGACTGATGGGAGTCCTTTTATAGAATACTTATC ATACTGGATGCCAGGCCAGCCTGATAACTGGGGTGATGAGCCTGGGGAGGACTGTGGTCAGGTGGTAGGAAGTGACTTTGGACATTGGAATGATGAGAACTGCAATGTTGAGAGGAAATATATCTGCAAGCACATCAACT CGAATCCTGGCCCGACGTGTGACTTAGCTAACGGCTGGAGGCAGCACGGCTCCAACTGCTACAAGCTGAAGGCAGAGACCAGGAAGAGTTGGTCGGAGGCCAGACATGACTGTGTGCAGGATGGAGGAGATTTGGTGTccatcactgcagcagcagaagagcagTATATCATATCAACACTGGACTCCTCACATTTGGACATCTGGATTGGGCTTTCCACACTG AAATGCAACAAGATCTCATGTGAAGTCGAAGCAGGAAACAGTCAGTTTACCTGGTCTGATGCTCTCAATGTGAACTACACAAACTGGGCTGCCAATGAACCTACAGT TGATGCACAGGCTGGCTCATGTGCTGCATTAATCaaagatgaaacaaatgaatttGGGAAGTGGAAAACCCATGTGTGCAGATATGAGCGTCCTTACATGTGTAAACGACCTCTGAACA CCATCTGCTCTCCTGGCTGGATGAGCTTCAATGGCAGTTGTTACTGGTTGGTCAGTAATATCGATCTCCTGACCACTTGGCATGAGGCTCTCACCAAGTGCTCCGATATGGGGGCCCACCTGCTGATTATAAACAG tCAGGAAGAACAGTACTTCATAAATGCGAACCTTCCCAACTTTCACCAAGTGGGCATTCCTGACATCTGGATTGGTTTATCAG ATAGGGATAAAGACGGGGAGTTCAAATGGGTGGATAAAACCGAGATTGGATTTTCCAACTATGGTCCTGGTTGGCCCATAAACACTGCAGACTTGTGGGACTGTGGACAAATCTTCACAG GAAATTATGACGGCAAATGGGAGACCACGAACTGCTTCAAGAACCTGGGTTACATCTGTGAGATGACAGGTGGACAGAGCCCCAAGCCAACTTCAGCTCCTG ATTCCCACTGTGATGCTGGATATTTGCTTTATGGAGACTTCTGCTATCAGTTTGAGACTGAGGAGATGAAGAACTGGCACGACGCTGAGGCTCATTGTAACAAAGCGCAGGCTCACCTGGCCAGCGTACACTCACAGGAAGAACTGAGTTTCATCATGG GTCACATGCCGATTTCAGCCTGGCTGGGACTGAATGATATCGGCGTTGAAAACCAGTTCGTTTACACTGATGGAACTCCTGCA GACTTCCTCCCATGGGGGCTCAACCAGCCAGACAACTGGCAGGACAACGAGGACTGTGTGCACCTCAGAGGCCCCGACCACCATGACCCTGGGAAATTCAATGATGATTTATGCACCTCCACAAGGGACTTTATATGCAAAAAAG CCAAGGGACAAGGACCTCCTCCCCAGCCTCCAACATCTGGACCAG GATGGAACGAGAAATGTGGCTCTTGGACGCCTGACCCTTTCAACGACTACTGCTACCTGTTTAACTACCTGTCGATGAGGACGTGGGCGGAGGCTCGAGCTGACTGTGTTAACCAGGGGGGAGACCTCGTCAGCATCACCGAACCCTTTGAACAGGCCTTCATACAAG GTATAATCCATCAGAGTCCGACAGGGATCTCTCTCTGGATGGGCGGCCATGACTCCATCACTGAAGGCGGCTGGGAGTGGACAGATGGTTCTCCTTTCAGATACATCCGCTGGTACACAG GCAACCCAGACAACTACGACGGTGAAGACTGCCTGTCTATATATATTAACAATGGCTACTGGAACGACGACAAGTGTGAGCACAAAAGAGGATACATCTGCAAGCGAAGAG GAAAAACACCCGAGCCTCCTCCGCCTCATGACG GTTTCATGACAGCACTGGTGTGCCAGgactcctcttctgtccttcacTGCCCAGAGGAAAGTGTAATTAACATCCAGTCAGCTTTCTACGGACGAAAGAGTGATGACATCTGTCCCCACCTGGATGGATCAGGAGGAG GGAGCTGCACAGTGGAAGGTGTCCTTCCTTTCTacagaaagaaatgtgacaacCGCCCCTTCTGCTTTTTATACGCCCATATGGAGGAAGACCCCTGTCCCACTGTTTCCAAATATCTCGAGATTGTCTACAGTTGTGAACAAAAAG TGTGTCTGCACGGCCTGGGTGTCGAGGACGGGAACATCACAGACACCCAGCTCTCCGCTTACTCCTCCACTGGCCTCTTCACACCCGACAAAGCCCGTTTGAATGGAGATTCCTGCTGGATGCCTTCGGGAAGCC CAACCTCAAACTGGATCCAGGTGGACCTGGGCCAGATCAGAAAAGTAACAGGAATAGTAATCCAGGGTTGTCCTCAAAATGACAACTGGCTCACCAAAGTCAAGATCCAGCACAGTATGGATGGAGTAACCTTTACTGACTACACTTCTGATGGACAG TTTTTTCCAGGctcaacagacagaaacactccagatACTCAGCTTCTGGGTACACCTGTGACGACTCAGTATGTGCGCATCATCCCAGTCGAGTTCAACGGTCAGGCGGGCCTTCGTTTCGACATCTTAGGATGCACACCAGACT ATGCAATCGCGTGCGCCACTAAGCCTGGCCTCAACTTTGGCAGTGATAAAATGAC TGTCCATTGTCCAGCAGGCTGTGCCAAGGAAGATTACATAGTGTACGGCACCACGGAATACCGCGGG GACTCAAACATCTGTGCTGCAGCTATCCATGCTGGAGTGGTACTGACTGAAATCGGAGGAGAATGTACTTTGTTGAAAGCCGAAGGACAGGACTTCTATGCCGGCTCCACCAGGAATGGCATCACCTCACGACA ATATGATGGAAGCTATCCTGTGTCTTACACTTTTGCAGATGGGG AGCTGAGGTGTCCGGGACTTGACTGGTATGAGTTTGGAGACTTCTGCTACAAACCATTTGGAGACAAAAAGACATGGCGTGATGCCCAAAACACCTGCAGGAATCTAAATGCAGAACTTGTTTCCATCCTCTCgatgacagagcagagctggaTCGAAAGCTACCTGTACATGG CCACCAGGGATGTATGGACTGGTCTGAATGACCTGTTTGTGCCTGGTATGTTCACCTGGTCTGATGAACACATTGTGACCTTCACTTACTGGGCTCCAGGGGAACCTAACAACCACGAAGGGTTCAGTGAAGACTGTGTTGCGATGTTACACCAG ACTGGCCGATGGAACGACGTGTCCTGTACAGAACTCAACACGTACATATGCAAAATGCCCAAAGCACATTACCCAGTGCCTTCTGTGAAACCCACTGTGTACGGATGCCCTCAG GGCTGGGATGCATACGGCTACTCCTGCTACTGGATGGAGGAGACCGCCAGGAGCTGGTCGGAAGCTAAGGAATTCTGTAAGGAGCAGGACAGCTTCTTGGTGCACATTGGAGACAT TTATGAGCAGTCACATTTTACCGTTGAGCTGTCGGGGAAGACTGGTTTTTGGTGGATTGGCCTGCGTGCTCGAGGAGAGGCAGGCGGAGGGGTGGACTACATCTGGGACAACGGCTCACCTCTCACCTTCACTCACTGGGATAAAGACCAGCCAG ATAGCGGGGATGGCACTTGTGTGGCGATGACGGCGGGTCAGATTGGCGGTTTCTGGGATGACAAACAGTGCTCAGAGAAATATAACTTCTTCTGTGAGAAATCCAGGCCTGACATCACCCCACCCACCAAACCCCcgactcctcctccttcacaggGCTGTGCAGAGGGCTGGACAGCTCTGCCTCACTTCAGAAACTGTTACAAG CTCTTCCATAATGTGGACTGGTCCCAGAAGAAGAGCTGGGAAAGAGCATATGAGGACTGTGTCGGCAGAGGAGCTAACCTGGTCAGCATCCAcaatcaggaggaggaggagttctTGTCTCTGTACAGCAAAGGCAGCAGCAAGTGGATCGGCCTCAAGCACAACCCTACAGAAGGAG GTTATTCATGGAGCGATGGCACACCTCTCTCCCACACCAACTGGGGTAAGGGGGAGCCCAACAACCACGAGGGCCGCGAGGAGTGTGTAGAGATGGTGAGCGGCGCCAACGGGACCCACTCCTGGTGGAACGATCTCAACTGTGATGCTCACCAGGACTGGATATGCATGATTTCTAAAGGAAAGGACCCTATCCTGCCCCCTGAGCCCCCATCTCCTGCCCCAG CTCCAGAGTGCGGTACCAACCCTGGCTGGAGGAAGAACAACGACATCTGCTACTACTACAACGACACCGACATCGTGGACTTCCACACGGCCATGATGCGCTGCTACCACGAGAAAGCCAGGCTCGTCTCCATCCTCAGCAAAAACGAACAGGCGTACGTTAACAGCATG GTGGGGACAGGCCAGGTCGCCGCAGCTTGGATTGGAATGAGGGTGTTTGGCATTGCAAATGAGCAATACAA GTGGGTGGACAACTCACCTGTGGCCTACACTCACTGGGCTACAGGTGAACCCAACAATGCCAACGGGGAGGAACAGTGCGTTCAGATGAACAGACATCAAG GTGTATGGAACGATGCCAACTGTGGCTGGGCTGGAGCAGGTTACGTCTGTAAGAAGTTACCCGGAGATGTCcacacccctcctccacccacacaGCCCTGGGAGGGATACTGCCCTGCAG GTTGGCTGCGTTTCAAGGATAAGTGCTTCATGTTCAAAGGGAAGAAAAACGACATCAAAGCCAACTGGTCTTACGCTCGGAGTTGGTGCAAAGACCAAGGAGGAGAGCTGGCTGTTATTGATAACCAGTATGAGAACG ACTTTGTGTCTAGCTACCTGCGGGACATGGAGCTCCCCACGTGGATAGGTCTGTCGGATCTCTTGGTGGAGAATCAGTACGGTTGGAGTGATGGGGTCAGCCCCGTGCTGTACACCAACTGGAACAACAAGGAGCCCAACAATGCAGGAGGAGTG GAACACTGTGTCGCGATCGCTCACCACCACCTGGTGAGCGGCAAATGGAACGATGACGCCTGTCATAAGGAACACAGCTTCGTGTGCTACAGGAAGAAAT CAAGCAGCATCGATCCTCCACAACCAACCCAGAGCCCCTGCCCAGATGGCTACATCTCCTGGTACCTGAACTGCTACAAGCTGGTGGAGGAGCCGGCGACCTGGGACGCAGCTCAGACGGCCTGCCTGCAGCAGGGCGGCAACCTGGCCAGCATCGACATGAGCTACGACCAGGCCTTCATCGCTGGAGTGGTCCTGCACGGCAAATTTGACGCCTGGATTGGACTCAGACGCAAG GAGGACGGCTCCTACATGTGGACAGACGGATGGCCCGTCTTCTTTACTCAGTGGGGACCGGGAGAGCCCAGCAATATCAAAGATGAGGGCTGCGTGAGTATGCACGGTTCACCAATGTTCCACGGGACCTGGAACGACACCAGGTGTGACCTGGCCAAACCCTACATCTGCAAGATCTCCTCAG AGAAACCACCACCGACTCCTGCCCCCGGTGATGGGAAGTGTCTGCCGTTCTGGGAACCCTACGGCCGCCACTGTTACTACGTGTACAACGGTCAGCAAGGTTTCTCCTGGCCCGACTCCCGTCACTACTGCCAGTCGATCAAAGCAGATCTGGTGTCCCTCCACAGCCGAGCGGAGGTGGAGTTCATCAGGAGCATGAACTACACCAAAAATCACAACATCTGGATCGGCCTCACCAGGGACAACAACT ttGGCTGGGCCTGGACAGATAAAACCTCTGTGGGCTTTCTCAATTGGGCTCAAGGAGAACCCAATGCAGCCTTCCATCCCGGGGACGTGGCTGAAGAGAACTGCGTCGAGATGTACCACGACGGACGCTGGAACGACAACGACTGCCTGCAGAAGAGAGGCTTCGCATGCCGCCATCGCCAGT ACCATACAACAGATGATGGTGGTAATCCAGTTTTTCCCACTGATTCACCCACTGATGGTCCAAATGTCAGTG GAGGGAATGGTGGGTTGGTAGCTGGCGCTGTCATTGCGGCCTTAGTGATCTTCGTCCTGATCGTTGGACTGCTGTACTACATCTTCAGGGTCCGGGGGTATAAAATGAGCAGCTTGAGCCTGCCAACAAGAACAACCAGTCGCGTTGATGTG CCTGCTTTCACCAACCCCAACTTCATAGGAGAATCAGACACATAA